A DNA window from Solanum lycopersicum chromosome 3, SLM_r2.1 contains the following coding sequences:
- the LOC138347482 gene encoding uncharacterized protein, whose product MDVDVYVDIDIAVHVDINIYIDAEVDFNVHVHVDVNIHVHINIDVDVDIDVHVHVDIHIDIDIHVEVYIDVHVDIDIHVNFHVNIHIDIHVNIHVDASVHIYVDIHIYIDVYINLDNNVHIDVYVDVYIYICVDVYVDVHIDVDFDVYIDVYIDVDIDVHIDICVDVDVYIYFDVYVYVDFQIDVDIKICVNVHYNIYVYTDVDVYIDIHIDIHGYIDV is encoded by the exons GgatgttgatgtttatgttgacattgacattgctgttcatgttgatattaaCATTTACATTGATGCTGAAGTTGACTTTA ACgttcatgttcatgttgatgttaacATTCATGTTCACATAAATATTGACGTAgacgttgacattgacgttcatgttcatgttgacattcacattgacattgacattcacgttgaagtttacattgacgttcacgttgacattgacattcatgttaACTTTCACGTCAAtattcacattgacattcacgttAACATTCATGTTGACGCTAGCgttcacatttatgttgacattcatatttacattgatgtttacATTAACCTTGACAATAacgttcacattgatgtttatgttgatgtttatatttatatttgtgttGATGTTtacgttgatgttcacattgatg ttgactttgatgtttacattgacgtttacattgacgttgacattgacgttcacattgacatttgtgttgatgttgacgtttacatttattttgatgtttacGTTTATGTTGACTTTCAAATTGACGTTGACATTAAAATTTGTGTTAATGTTCACTATAACATTTACGTTTACACTGACGTTGATGTTTATATTGATATTCATATTGACATTCACGGTTACATTGATGTTTAA
- the LOC138347483 gene encoding uncharacterized protein — MDVHVHVDIRGDIYFGVHIDVDVTAHVDIHFDVAVDGHVHADVHINIHVDIDVEVHVDIDINVYVHVDSYVVFHIDVQINVYVDVHIDINVGIDVHFDVDVEIYVDIHVEHFVEVDIHVHIYVDVDIHIHIHVNYNVHIHIEIHTDIDIDVDVYIYVDVYVYVDVHSNVYVQIHVYQYVDVYVDVYADCCLIDTDVDFNIHVNIYVHVDVDVYIHIYIDDHVDVDTLVDVYIYVGVHIDVYIYIDIDIDVDVYVDIDVDADVHINVYIDVEIHTNVEINIDVDVHIEIHIDVHIYIYIHVHIHNDVDVHVDIDVYVDIYVYLRIDVENNFCIYQHVNVYMDIDVDIDIDVHADIYTYVDVDINFNIHVDVDIDVDILVEVDVDIYVNIYFDDHVNVEVYIEVGVNMTLTFTLIFMTEV; from the exons ATGGACGTtcatgttcatgttgacattcgCGGTGATATTTACTTTGGCGTTcatattgatgttgatgttactGCTCACGTTGACATTCACTTTGACGTTGCGGTTGATGGTCACGTTCACGCTGATGTTCATATTAACATTcatgttgacattgatgttgaagttcac gttgacattgacattaacgtttatgttcatgttgacagTTACGTTGTTTTTCACATTGACGTTCAGATTAATgtttatgttgacgttcacattgacattaacGTTGGCATTGACGTTCactttgatgttgatgttgaaatttatgttgacattcacgTAGAACATTTCGTTGAAGTTGACATTCACGTTCATATTtacgttgatgttgacattcacattcacattcATGTGAAC TATAACGTTCACATTCATATTGAAATTCACACTGatattgacattgacgttgacgtttatatttatgttgatgtttatgtttatgttgacgttcacTCTAATGTTTACGT TCAAATTCATGTTTACCAATATGTTGATGTTTACGTTGACGTTTATGCTGATTGTTGTTTAATTGATACTGATGTTGACTTTAACATTCACGTTAATATTtacgttcatgttgatgttgatgtttacattCATATTTACATTGACGATCACGTTGATGTTGACACTCTTGTTGATGTTTACATTTACGTTGGTGTACACATTGACGTTTACatttacattgacattgacattgatgttgatgtgTACGTGGATATTGACGTTGATGCTGACGTTCATATTAACGTTTACATTGATGTGGAAATTCATACTAACGTTGAAATTAATATTgacgttgacgttcacattgaaattcacattgatgttcatatttatatttatattcacGTTCACATTCATAATgatgttgatgttcacgttgacattgatgtttatgttgacatttATGTTTATCTTCGTATTGATGTTGAGAATAACTTTTGCATTTACCAACACGTTAACGTTTACATGGAtattgacgttgacattgacattgatgttcatgCAGATATTTacacttatgttgatgttgacattaactttaacattcacgttgatgttgacattgatgttgatattcttgttgaagttgacgttgacatttatgttaatatttactttgatgatCACGTTAATGTTGAGGTTTACATTGAAGTTGGTGTAAACATGACGTTAACGTTCACGTTGATTTTCATGACCGAAGTCTAG